The genomic segment ATATTTTTGCCCATTTCCCTGACAATCAAAAAGTCCAGCCTGTCTACCGGCAGGCGGGGCATCAGGCGGTAGGCCTCCGTTAACAATCGCTGTTCCATTTCTAAAAGTTCCCCTGGAGCCGCCGCCTGGATAATAGCCGTATCATCGTAACTGTTTTCCACTATACCCACCCCGGCCCAAACCTTACCCGAACGGATAAAAACTTGACCGATATCTATAAGCGTACTGGCTATCTCCTCCGGCCTCACCCGGTGGATAAAGGAGGCACCTTTTACCTTACCCAGCCCCACGGCCATCATCTTCATCAAGCCGCTCTCCACAGGTCCGTGAAAAGTGGTGTGGGGTTTAATGCGGTTGCATACGATGATCCCGTCGGCGCCCCAGGCATTCACGTCACAGAAGGCTTTTATCCCCCGGGGGGTTTCACCTATCTCCACCACTTCCGCCGCGGTCAATACCGGGCACCCCAATGTTTCCCCGGTGATCCCCAGGCTGGCCAGAACCTGTTTCTGCCCCTGGGCCGTACCTCCACCGTGGCTTCCCATGGCACCGACAACAAAGGGCTCCGCTTTAGCCGCCCTGACCACTTCTACCAGGGCGCTTAATATTGTCGTGATATTTTTAATGCCGCGGCTTCCCGCCGTGATGGCAACCCGCTGCCCGGGCCTGACCATTTCCCGGAAATTGATCCTGTCCATCTCCTCCAATACCCGGACCCGGATGTCCGGTACCACC from the Desulfofundulus luciae genome contains:
- a CDS encoding nickel pincer cofactor-dependent isomerase, group 22 yields the protein MNHLRFVKIRQIFPRPVVPDIRVRVLEEMDRINFREMVRPGQRVAITAGSRGIKNITTILSALVEVVRAAKAEPFVVGAMGSHGGGTAQGQKQVLASLGITGETLGCPVLTAAEVVEIGETPRGIKAFCDVNAWGADGIIVCNRIKPHTTFHGPVESGLMKMMAVGLGKVKGASFIHRVRPEEIASTLIDIGQVFIRSGKVWAGVGIVENSYDDTAIIQAAAPGELLEMEQRLLTEAYRLMPRLPVDRLDFLIVREMGKNISGTGMDTNVIGRTRMIGVPEPHSPFIARIVVLDLTAASHGNATGIGLADITTRRLVEKMDRKTTYLNCITSGNVQRAMLPIVMPDDRSAIEAALASLTAGEAVDHLQGALIKNTLELEYLWVTESLAGELSQRTDIEVVGPPAPLVFREGNLVLEDDH